From a region of the Theobroma cacao cultivar B97-61/B2 chromosome 8, Criollo_cocoa_genome_V2, whole genome shotgun sequence genome:
- the LOC18591544 gene encoding uncharacterized protein LOC18591544: MYRPQRESFAIEVRGCATLDRHHTPQAQASTLSPKLNFSAMKLFNRFRKILMRLIFSLPSGGSSGTSSMAPKQTNCDRFDPPKTSCSSYYSSHSHYTEAIADCIEFFNKSSQEGIMDGRKSDVLV, translated from the coding sequence ATGTACAGGCCTCAAAGAGAGAGCTTTGCCATTGAAGTAAGGGGCTGTGCAACCCTAGACCGACACCATACCCCTCAAGCTCAAGCCAGCACTCTCTCTCCCAAGTTAAACTTCTCTGCAATGAAGCTCTTTAACCGTTTCCGGAAGATTCTTATGCGGCTCATATTTTCTCTTCCTTCTGGCGGATCTTCTGGCACGTCCAGCATGGCTCCCAAGCAAACGAACTGCGACAGGTTCGATCCGCCAAAGACTTCATGCAGCTCGTATTACTCGTCCCATTCGCACTACACCGAGGCCATTGCTGACTGCATTGAGTTCTTTAACAAGTCATCCCAAGAGGGGATTATGGATGGTCGGAAATCCGATGTTTTGGTTTGA
- the LOC18591546 gene encoding hexokinase-2, chloroplastic isoform X1: protein MSFAATTTATPSFRIKRSTRGVPRTRMAVRSSTISVAPMLTKLQSDCATPLPVLRHVADSMSTDMHAGLAVDGGSDLKMILSYVDSLPTGNEKGLFYALDLGGTNFRVLRVQLGGKEERVIATEFEQVTIPEKLMFGTSEELFDFIASVLANFAQQEGGKFHLPPGRKREIGFTFSFPVKQTSIDSGILMKWTKGFAVSGTAGKDVVACLNEAMDRKGLDMRVSALVNDAVGTLAGARYWDDDVVVAVILGTGTNACYVERMDAIPKMQGKFSPSGRTIVNLEWGAFSKGLPLTVFDRDMDAASINPGEQIFEKTISGMYLGEIARRALLNMAEEEPHIYLQCSRTMQTICRLLDQSYMMLSGLSPT from the exons ATGTCGTTCGCTGCAACCACAACCGCAACGCCGTCGTTCCGCATCAAACGATCCACGAGGGGGGTGCCTCGGACGAGGATGGCCGTCCGATCTAGCACCATTTCAGTGGCTCCAATGTTGACCAAGCTACAGAGTGACTGTGCCACTCCTCTGCCAGTTCTTCGCCACGTGGCGGATTCCATGTCCACTGATATGCATGCTGGCCTTGCTGTTGATGGCGGTAGCGATCTCAAGATGATCCTCAGCTACGTTGATAGCTTGCCTACTGG GAACGAGAAAGGATTGTTTTATGCGTTGGATCTTGGAGGAACCAACTTCCGGGTGCTAAGGGTTCAGTTAGGTGGCAAAGAAGAGCGCGTGATCGCCACTGAATTCGAGCAAGTAACCATTCCTGAAAAACTCATGTTTGGTACCTCTGAG GAGctatttgattttattgcttCTGTGCTGGCAAATTTTGCGCAACAAGAAGGTggaaaatttcacttacctcCTGGAAGGAAAAGGGAAATTggattcactttttctttccctgTGAAGCAGACATCCATTGATTCTGGAATACTGATGAAGTGGACCAAGGGTTTTGCAGTCTCAGGAACG GCTGGAAAAGATGTGGTTGCTTGCTTAAACGAAGCTATGGATAGGAAAGGATTAGATATGCGAGTGTCTGCGCTG GTGAATGATGCAGTGGGAACTTTGGCTGGAGCTAGATACTGGGATGATGATGTTGTGGTTGCTGTCATTTTGGGTACAGGAACAAATGCTTGCTATGTAGAACGGATGGATGCTATCCCTAAAATGCAAGGCAAGTTTTCTCCATCTGGAAGAACG ATTGTCAACCTTGAGTGGGGAGCATTCTCAAAAGGCCTTCCTTTAACAGTGTTTGATAGAGATATGGATGCTGCTAGCATCAATCCTGGGGAGCAG ATATTTGAGAAGACAATCTCTGGAATGTACCTTGGTGAAATTGCACGAAGAGCTCTGCTGAATATGGCTGAAGAAG AACCCCACATTTATCTGCAATGCAGCAGGACAATGCAGACGATCTGCAGACTGTTGGATCAATCCTATATGATGTTGTCGGG GTTGAGTCCAACCTAA
- the LOC18591545 gene encoding WEB family protein At1g75720 codes for MSMDGEGGVVMIKRAEIDTRAPFRSVREAVALFGEKVLAGELYSAKLKEMHGEASGTGPSRLGTVAAELEETKHNLQKAREESMLMANCLSSLKEELEQTKRELQQMKERESEKLMMEFEIEDVKIVSDSTKFEVKKTQTSNEEGTEFQKKRYVTFANPPSLAQVIVPQGVEKLERHPSLRKKKKKPLIPLIGGIFSKKKGSPEVALPRSP; via the exons ATGAGCATGGACGGTGAAGGGGGAGTTGTGATGATCAAGAGGGCAGAAATCGATACGAGGGCACCCTTCAGGTCTGTCAGAGAGGCCGTTGCCTTGTTCGGAGAGAAAGTTTTAGCTGGTGAACTTTATTCCGCCAAGCTCAAGGAG ATGCATGGTGAAGCGAGTGGAACTGGTCCTTCCAGGCTGGGAACTGTGGCAGCTGAGCTCGAGGAGACAAAACATAACCTTCAAAAGGCCAGAGAAGAAAGTATGCTTATGGCGAATTGCCTCTCTTCTCTTAAAGAAGAGCTTGAACAAACAAAGAGGGAGCTCCAGCAAATGAAGGAACGAGAATCCGAGAAACTGATGATGGAGTTTGAGATTGAAGATGTCAAGATTGTCTCAGACTCCACAAAATTCGAAGTCAAGAAAACACAAACATCTAATGAAGAAGGAACAGAGTTTCAAAAGAAGAGATACGTGACATTCGCAAATCCACCTTCTTTGGCTCAAGTCATTGTTCCACAAGGTGTCGAGAAACTCGAGAGACACCCTTCACtcagaaagaagaagaagaagccaTTGATCCCTCTGATTGGAGGCatattttccaagaaaaaaggaagccCAGAAGTTGCATTGCCGAGAAGTCCCTGA
- the LOC18591546 gene encoding hexokinase-2, chloroplastic isoform X2 — translation MSFAATTTATPSFRIKRSTRGVPRTRMAVRSSTISVAPMLTKLQSDCATPLPVLRHVADSMSTDMHAGLAVDGGSDLKMILSYVDSLPTGNEKGLFYALDLGGTNFRVLRVQLGGKEERVIATEFEQVTIPEKLMFGTSEELFDFIASVLANFAQQEGGKFHLPPGRKREIGFTFSFPVKQTSIDSGILMKWTKGFAVSGTAGKDVVACLNEAMDRKGLDMRVSALVNDAVGTLAGARYWDDDVVVAVILGTGTNACYVERMDAIPKMQGKFSPSGRTIVNLEWGAFSKGLPLTVFDRDMDAASINPGEQIFEKTISGMYLGEIARRALLNMAEEGALFGESVPEKLSMPFILVTPHLSAMQQDNADDLQTVGSILYDVVGVESNLNSRKIVIEVCDTIVKRAGRLAGAGIVGILQKLGKDSKSAVFGKRTVVAMDGGLYERYPQCRRYIKEAVAELLGPETSQNIIIEHSKDGSGIGAALLAATNSQYDHDY, via the exons ATGTCGTTCGCTGCAACCACAACCGCAACGCCGTCGTTCCGCATCAAACGATCCACGAGGGGGGTGCCTCGGACGAGGATGGCCGTCCGATCTAGCACCATTTCAGTGGCTCCAATGTTGACCAAGCTACAGAGTGACTGTGCCACTCCTCTGCCAGTTCTTCGCCACGTGGCGGATTCCATGTCCACTGATATGCATGCTGGCCTTGCTGTTGATGGCGGTAGCGATCTCAAGATGATCCTCAGCTACGTTGATAGCTTGCCTACTGG GAACGAGAAAGGATTGTTTTATGCGTTGGATCTTGGAGGAACCAACTTCCGGGTGCTAAGGGTTCAGTTAGGTGGCAAAGAAGAGCGCGTGATCGCCACTGAATTCGAGCAAGTAACCATTCCTGAAAAACTCATGTTTGGTACCTCTGAG GAGctatttgattttattgcttCTGTGCTGGCAAATTTTGCGCAACAAGAAGGTggaaaatttcacttacctcCTGGAAGGAAAAGGGAAATTggattcactttttctttccctgTGAAGCAGACATCCATTGATTCTGGAATACTGATGAAGTGGACCAAGGGTTTTGCAGTCTCAGGAACG GCTGGAAAAGATGTGGTTGCTTGCTTAAACGAAGCTATGGATAGGAAAGGATTAGATATGCGAGTGTCTGCGCTG GTGAATGATGCAGTGGGAACTTTGGCTGGAGCTAGATACTGGGATGATGATGTTGTGGTTGCTGTCATTTTGGGTACAGGAACAAATGCTTGCTATGTAGAACGGATGGATGCTATCCCTAAAATGCAAGGCAAGTTTTCTCCATCTGGAAGAACG ATTGTCAACCTTGAGTGGGGAGCATTCTCAAAAGGCCTTCCTTTAACAGTGTTTGATAGAGATATGGATGCTGCTAGCATCAATCCTGGGGAGCAG ATATTTGAGAAGACAATCTCTGGAATGTACCTTGGTGAAATTGCACGAAGAGCTCTGCTGAATATGGCTGAAGAAGGTGCTCTTTTTGGTGAATCCGTGCCCGAAAAACTATCCATGCCTTTTATACTCGT AACCCCACATTTATCTGCAATGCAGCAGGACAATGCAGACGATCTGCAGACTGTTGGATCAATCCTATATGATGTTGTCGGG GTTGAGTCCAACCTAAATTCAAGGAAGATTGTCATAGAGGTGTGCGACACTATCGTGAAGCGGGCTGGACGCTTAGCCGGTGCTGGAATAGTTGGGATTCTCCAAAAGCTAGGGAAAGATTCAAAAAGTGCCGTCTTCGGCAAACGAACAGTGGTGGCCATGGATGGAGGCTTGTATGAGCGCTACCCCCAGTGCAGACGATACATAAAAGAGGCAGTCGCAGAGCTGCTTGGACCTGAAACATCTCAGAACATCATCATAGAGCATTCGAAGGATGGCTCTGGGATTGGAGCCGCACTCTTGGCTGCTACAAACTCCCAGTATGACCACGATTATTAG